One Ktedonobacteraceae bacterium genomic region harbors:
- a CDS encoding serine/threonine-protein kinase has product MMTTEYQHFGKYELHKRISRNANGEFWKGYDPELHQPVAIKVYYINQVDATFISRFAQRMGVLTSIHHANIVPIQDFYIAPSKNADEAASSVACIVMDYIEAPTLADYIRSTSSLGKLPPGAELLHLFTSLSLAIDYAHQNGIIHGHIKPSSILLGKNTSSQNKIGEPLLIDFELSGILQNSSSFSEPYYLAPEQIRGYPANERSDVYTLGIILYELCTGVLPFRGNRRVAIMMQHINALPTPPALLNPTISPALTNVIMRSLAKDPGIRFASASSMTVALAKALNMAVPENLVRSAYLLDLLSDSDATRPNNPVVAPRIMQPLHITSQFDRSTFAQNSWPWSGASIVEAVQAPEKLSREQVGRDHSSAASSRPTPITPIPSMEPFPFTRRRRFYKTLIIILIIFILLSSIITVGAILLSSRASPSNSLVGHAYLLNSGQLTGTTQGINSELQINLANIQNLAAGTSYYCWLLGDKTNTHVAPLLLGQLALNHGATNFLYPGDQQHDNLLGTYSRLLITVGRTNAAASDPLRDTASWRYYAEIPQTPIPGDVLHFSMLDHLRHLLVNSPELALRQIQGGPAIWLVRNTSDVLELANSAGNDWHNKDASSLRAQVIRILDYIDGTAGVQTDVPKGTPLLTDPAISQVALLGPTPGQLQPPGSLYTNKPLPGYIYLVGMYTNALLQAPQATPDQHQLVAQITTGLNEVKSALDQIHRDAVRLIQLNSGQLLQPASLSMLNDLTMQAQNAYAGQFDSVTDQLKGGVLSIYGNLQRLATFAVMPYTGSAL; this is encoded by the coding sequence ATGATGACTACAGAATACCAACATTTTGGCAAATATGAGTTACACAAGAGAATCAGTCGTAATGCAAATGGCGAGTTCTGGAAAGGCTACGATCCCGAACTACACCAGCCAGTCGCCATCAAAGTGTATTACATCAACCAGGTAGATGCGACTTTTATTTCACGATTTGCGCAACGTATGGGAGTCCTTACTTCTATACACCATGCCAATATCGTACCCATCCAGGATTTTTACATCGCTCCCTCTAAGAATGCTGATGAGGCTGCATCCTCTGTGGCCTGCATCGTTATGGACTACATCGAAGCTCCGACCCTGGCGGACTATATTCGTAGTACATCGAGCCTGGGCAAGCTGCCGCCGGGTGCTGAGCTTCTTCATCTTTTTACCTCGCTTAGCCTGGCCATTGATTACGCTCATCAGAACGGTATTATCCATGGGCATATCAAACCATCCAGTATCTTACTTGGTAAAAACACTTCTTCCCAGAACAAGATCGGTGAACCCTTGCTTATCGATTTCGAGTTGTCCGGCATCCTGCAAAACAGCAGCAGCTTCTCCGAACCCTACTACCTCGCGCCTGAGCAGATAAGAGGATATCCCGCCAACGAGCGGAGCGATGTCTATACGCTTGGTATCATTCTCTATGAACTCTGTACCGGAGTACTGCCATTCCGAGGGAACAGGCGGGTCGCTATCATGATGCAGCATATAAATGCGCTACCTACGCCACCGGCTCTCTTGAACCCCACTATTTCGCCCGCATTGACGAATGTCATCATGCGCAGTCTTGCCAAGGACCCTGGAATCCGATTTGCCAGCGCGTCATCCATGACCGTAGCCCTGGCGAAGGCCCTCAACATGGCTGTTCCTGAAAATCTGGTTCGTTCTGCCTATCTGTTGGATTTGTTGAGTGATTCGGATGCCACACGCCCGAATAACCCGGTAGTCGCGCCGCGCATTATGCAGCCACTTCACATAACCTCTCAATTTGATCGCTCAACTTTTGCGCAAAATAGCTGGCCGTGGTCAGGAGCTTCTATAGTGGAGGCAGTACAGGCGCCGGAAAAGTTGTCTCGTGAGCAGGTTGGACGAGATCATTCAAGCGCAGCCTCTTCGCGTCCCACCCCCATTACCCCCATCCCCTCTATGGAGCCTTTTCCTTTCACGCGTCGACGCCGCTTTTACAAAACCTTGATTATCATCCTCATCATTTTCATCTTACTCAGCAGCATCATCACAGTGGGCGCGATATTACTTTCCTCGCGGGCGAGTCCATCCAATTCCCTGGTAGGCCATGCCTACCTGCTCAACAGTGGACAATTAACCGGTACTACGCAGGGCATTAATAGTGAGTTACAGATAAACCTGGCTAACATACAGAATCTTGCTGCCGGCACAAGCTATTATTGCTGGTTATTGGGCGATAAAACTAACACACATGTAGCCCCGCTCCTGCTGGGTCAATTAGCGCTCAATCATGGCGCGACCAATTTTCTCTATCCAGGTGATCAGCAACATGATAATTTATTGGGAACGTACAGTCGTTTACTCATCACTGTTGGTCGCACAAACGCTGCTGCAAGCGATCCGTTACGTGATACTGCTAGCTGGCGTTACTATGCTGAAATCCCTCAAACACCTATTCCTGGCGATGTGCTGCACTTCAGTATGCTGGATCACTTGCGTCACCTGCTTGTTAACTCTCCTGAGTTAGCACTTCGCCAGATTCAGGGAGGCCCTGCGATCTGGCTTGTCAGGAATACATCCGATGTCCTTGAACTTGCAAATAGTGCCGGGAACGATTGGCATAATAAAGATGCCAGTTCCTTGCGCGCGCAAGTCATCCGTATTCTTGACTATATTGATGGAACCGCCGGTGTTCAAACCGATGTACCCAAAGGTACACCTCTTCTGACCGATCCCGCGATCTCTCAGGTTGCCTTGTTAGGACCAACACCAGGGCAGCTACAACCACCCGGTTCTCTCTACACTAACAAGCCTCTTCCTGGCTACATTTACCTTGTCGGCATGTATACAAACGCGCTGCTTCAGGCGCCTCAGGCGACACCAGATCAGCATCAACTGGTAGCGCAGATTACTACAGGTCTGAACGAAGTAAAAAGCGCCCTGGATCAGATTCATCGTGATGCAGTTCGTCTTATACAGTTAAACAGTGGTCAATTATTGCAACCCGCGTCACTCTCTATGCTCAATGATCTGACTATGCAGGCGCAAAATGCCTATGCCGGCCAATTTGATTCCGTTACCGATCAGTTGAAAGGGGGAGTACTCTCGATTTATGGCAACCTCCAGCGCCTGGCAACTTTTGCCGTAATGCCATATACAGGTTCAGCCCTATAA
- a CDS encoding cytochrome c biogenesis CcdA family protein, with protein MDSSQLTVGVAFLAGLASFLSPCVLPLVPIYLAQLVGQGIYQSAGDGELHAGRFITFLHALTFMLGFTLAFVALGATASTLGGFLRANQFLLRQVGGIVLIIIGLHLTGLLKLPFLYWQKRFEFHPSRPSYPASFVIGLIFAIGWTPCIGLILGPILALAANAATLRQGVLLLLAYSLGLGIPFLLLGLGLDRFSKILKWLKPHLGKVEVGTGIIMILVGVMIYFNMLIYLNHYFNLGINL; from the coding sequence ATGGACTCATCGCAACTGACAGTGGGAGTTGCCTTTTTAGCGGGGCTGGCATCATTTCTCTCGCCCTGCGTCCTGCCTCTCGTACCTATTTACCTGGCACAACTTGTTGGGCAAGGCATCTATCAATCAGCAGGAGATGGGGAGCTGCATGCGGGCCGCTTTATCACATTCCTGCACGCGCTCACCTTCATGCTGGGCTTTACCCTGGCTTTCGTCGCCCTTGGGGCCACCGCCAGTACATTGGGAGGATTTCTACGCGCCAACCAGTTCCTGCTGCGCCAGGTGGGTGGGATTGTCCTCATCATCATCGGCCTGCACCTGACAGGGCTGCTCAAATTGCCTTTTCTCTATTGGCAGAAACGCTTTGAATTTCATCCCAGTCGTCCCAGTTACCCGGCCTCTTTCGTCATCGGCTTGATTTTCGCCATTGGCTGGACGCCCTGCATCGGGCTTATCCTTGGGCCAATTCTGGCTCTCGCGGCCAATGCAGCAACGCTGCGCCAGGGGGTCTTGTTGCTGCTAGCATATTCGCTTGGCCTCGGCATTCCATTTCTACTCCTGGGCCTGGGATTGGACCGCTTTAGCAAGATATTGAAGTGGCTAAAGCCGCACCTGGGAAAAGTTGAAGTTGGAACCGGCATCATCATGATTCTGGTAGGGGTGATGATCTACTTCAACATGCTCATCTACCTGAATCACTATTTCAACCTGGGTATTAACCTGTAG
- a CDS encoding zf-HC2 domain-containing protein — translation MSCIESVARLHLYIDRELSAEEVTIVQQHLSNCSSCNCRFHFDMKIKRLIHERCTIERAPAHLREAVLRLARTPIGEPIEFDREIEREIRADIEECW, via the coding sequence ATGAGTTGTATTGAGAGCGTGGCTCGTCTCCATCTTTATATTGACCGGGAACTGAGTGCCGAGGAGGTCACGATAGTACAGCAGCACCTCTCGAATTGCTCCAGTTGTAATTGCCGGTTCCACTTTGATATGAAAATCAAGCGACTCATCCACGAGCGCTGTACAATCGAACGCGCCCCGGCTCACCTGCGCGAAGCGGTGTTGCGACTGGCGCGCACTCCTATTGGCGAGCCTATCGAATTCGACCGCGAAATCGAAAGGGAGATTCGAGCAGATATTGAGGAATGCTGGTAG
- a CDS encoding sigma-70 family RNA polymerase sigma factor, with product MSDEREPVAKAIEQKPVESNISNNEATQNGVTEDFEAGVLAQLDSLYRTALRLTHNQQEAEDLVQETMLKAFRFADSYQRGTNLRAWLFRILNTSAINRFRKQSTHPVTTSLPEGEDFYLYNRIRDMTGQELSAAAEDEVLSQYLDEDVYRALNNLPLNFRMPVILADIEGLSYKEIAEALQIPIGTVMSRISRARRQLQQSLWEYAKEKGYVPAGAPPDSNKSDGKQK from the coding sequence ATGTCCGATGAGCGAGAGCCAGTGGCGAAAGCTATAGAGCAAAAGCCGGTGGAATCTAATATATCGAATAACGAGGCCACACAAAATGGTGTCACAGAAGATTTTGAGGCAGGCGTCCTGGCCCAGTTGGATAGTCTCTATCGTACTGCGCTACGCTTGACCCATAACCAGCAAGAGGCCGAAGACCTGGTGCAGGAAACCATGCTCAAGGCATTTCGTTTTGCCGATAGCTATCAACGGGGTACCAATCTTCGTGCATGGCTCTTTCGCATCTTGAACACGTCTGCCATTAATCGTTTTCGCAAGCAATCCACTCACCCTGTCACAACTTCTCTGCCAGAAGGGGAAGATTTTTATCTCTACAACCGTATTCGTGACATGACGGGCCAGGAGTTGAGCGCGGCGGCGGAAGATGAAGTATTGAGCCAGTATCTGGATGAGGATGTATACCGCGCCTTAAACAATCTCCCTCTCAATTTTCGCATGCCCGTGATCCTCGCCGATATCGAAGGCCTTTCATATAAAGAGATTGCCGAAGCCTTACAGATTCCCATTGGTACCGTCATGAGCCGTATCTCGCGCGCGCGTCGCCAGTTACAGCAGTCGTTGTGGGAATATGCCAAAGAAAAAGGGTATGTGCCCGCCGGAGCGCCGCCAGACTCGAACAAGTCAGATGGAAAGCAAAAATAA
- a CDS encoding MarR family transcriptional regulator — protein MTTVHGEQINLTPRQFEVLTFLAQRERWSVGEIASALGVSSAAATKAVARLERKGLVKRAENMTDRRCVDVTLTRSGNEALRRDAGSMV, from the coding sequence ATGACGACAGTACATGGAGAACAAATAAATCTTACACCCCGCCAGTTCGAAGTTCTCACTTTTCTTGCTCAACGGGAACGCTGGTCAGTAGGTGAGATCGCAAGCGCCTTAGGTGTGAGTTCCGCGGCAGCGACAAAAGCAGTTGCGCGCCTCGAACGTAAAGGACTGGTCAAGAGGGCCGAGAATATGACGGATCGCCGTTGTGTTGACGTGACGCTTACACGTTCCGGTAATGAAGCCTTACGCCGCGATGCCGGCAGCATGGTATAG
- a CDS encoding ATP-binding protein gives MKYMSWIRIRAGRLLAIMIALAVYCLLSAIDGILFFSHEAANTSPSFQFWTRFGFSAFIGLIFLAIGALIWLYARNRYVAFLLFCFSFAMMVAFASETGAALNNPILSAINNASSPLALSTFSVLLLVFPRSYLALSSSSASKPKPVQRHFFIQLLYIYAVAIILLSIVTALNEVLLDLWSPGLPSWLNTVDYSYYLLVLTVILVTIIVSFRQSSLRQRQQLRIFVFGVLLAFAPFLLLTLLPLLFGLPNKYVVDAQLSTLSAILLPLGLGYTILRYQILIFDMYIRRAVTWIAGSISLAIVGYFVVMLCNLLLSNDASAAMICIAAGLIILGPCTWWLARVVTEKLFFNEMAHYRRLVNNPDLLSREAFNLEEAAALLTLTVVNTFETQEVCLLVLDEDTGCYHIAPALKEGDSHDVSRAKLVQMVLQTVQSAANEHATFPFLEKGDWIDANAPLIRHVKQARRPLLLSEASKSDTEQPSGLALYLSTTVSEGADPLLAPVWTQGKMIGLLLLGERGDGQPFAGPDFEAIHMIVGRFSPVLETGRLYRHASRHVATLNALYSANAMLEKAYTSIEEVAEAYAGAVAQAVGAGAEIWLHNDATGSLQRVIHKGPEARLALPEDITGLEARDWSAYFYDTGNTIEASPARLATMPTCLTQIPHLPFAWLPLGKGEQQFGILVLSYVRPHVFSHEEKRVLSMFANQCVAAMENAEITIALRAAYERQKELDLLKDQFIITASHELRTPLTAVQGYIELLEQYHETLPGHTRADFIAKAHRGCDELTLMVGNIMDASRVQVDVEQIRLAPIPLAGPVQHILEILDGVIRREGRPVRVDIPAQIQVMADDLRLRQVLLNLMSNAIKYSPAGSRIEIAGELDGEMVKVRVRDYGLGVPLDQQERLFERFVRLERDMNSPARGAGLGLYISKRLIEAMGGRIWLESNGVAGEGSVFFFTLHAAPIAESPTPNAIITLNKLLR, from the coding sequence ATGAAGTACATGTCCTGGATACGGATCAGAGCGGGGCGTCTGCTGGCTATAATGATCGCTCTCGCGGTCTATTGCCTGCTGTCGGCTATCGATGGGATACTTTTTTTCTCTCACGAAGCTGCCAATACCTCGCCTTCTTTTCAATTCTGGACACGTTTTGGTTTTTCGGCTTTTATAGGATTGATATTTCTGGCGATTGGGGCTTTGATCTGGCTCTACGCGCGCAATCGTTATGTAGCTTTCCTGCTTTTCTGTTTTTCTTTTGCCATGATGGTCGCGTTCGCCTCAGAAACAGGTGCGGCATTAAACAATCCGATTCTTTCAGCCATAAACAATGCCAGCAGCCCGCTGGCCCTTTCAACTTTCTCCGTCCTGCTGTTAGTGTTTCCCAGGTCTTATCTTGCATTATCTTCATCATCCGCCAGTAAGCCAAAGCCTGTTCAGCGCCATTTTTTCATCCAATTACTATACATATATGCGGTTGCGATCATACTTCTGAGCATAGTGACAGCATTGAATGAAGTGCTTCTCGATTTGTGGTCACCGGGTCTCCCCAGCTGGCTCAATACCGTGGATTATAGCTATTACCTGCTCGTTTTAACGGTCATCCTCGTCACCATTATTGTCTCATTCCGTCAATCTTCATTGCGCCAGCGGCAGCAATTGCGTATATTTGTGTTCGGCGTTCTACTGGCTTTTGCGCCTTTTCTTTTATTGACCTTGCTACCCCTGCTCTTCGGTCTTCCCAACAAATATGTAGTTGATGCCCAATTAAGCACACTTTCCGCCATTCTCTTGCCTTTAGGGCTGGGCTATACGATTCTCCGCTACCAGATTCTGATATTCGATATGTATATTCGCCGGGCAGTCACGTGGATAGCAGGCAGCATTAGCCTGGCGATAGTTGGCTATTTCGTGGTCATGCTCTGTAATCTATTGCTATCCAATGATGCTTCCGCTGCCATGATCTGCATAGCGGCCGGCCTTATAATCCTGGGACCCTGTACATGGTGGCTGGCCCGTGTAGTGACAGAAAAACTATTCTTCAATGAAATGGCTCATTATCGCCGGCTTGTCAATAACCCCGATTTGCTAAGCCGCGAAGCATTCAACCTTGAGGAAGCAGCAGCATTGCTTACCCTGACAGTAGTAAATACATTCGAAACCCAGGAAGTCTGCCTGCTCGTCCTGGACGAAGATACCGGTTGCTATCATATCGCTCCTGCTCTCAAGGAGGGCGATTCTCACGATGTATCGCGCGCTAAACTTGTGCAGATGGTACTGCAAACAGTCCAATCGGCAGCGAATGAGCATGCAACATTCCCCTTTCTCGAAAAAGGCGATTGGATAGACGCGAATGCTCCCCTTATTCGTCATGTGAAGCAGGCCAGGCGTCCACTGTTGCTCAGTGAAGCTTCTAAGTCGGACACGGAGCAACCATCAGGCCTTGCGTTGTATCTCTCTACCACCGTTTCTGAGGGCGCGGATCCTCTGCTGGCTCCTGTGTGGACGCAGGGCAAGATGATCGGCCTGCTGCTTTTAGGCGAACGAGGAGACGGCCAGCCGTTCGCAGGACCAGACTTTGAGGCCATCCACATGATTGTTGGTCGTTTCTCACCGGTTCTGGAGACGGGGCGTTTGTACCGGCACGCCAGTCGCCATGTAGCGACTTTAAACGCTTTGTATAGCGCTAACGCGATGTTGGAGAAGGCGTATACGAGCATTGAGGAGGTGGCCGAAGCCTATGCCGGGGCCGTCGCGCAAGCTGTTGGGGCCGGGGCTGAAATCTGGCTTCATAATGACGCTACCGGATCGCTACAGCGGGTTATTCATAAGGGGCCGGAGGCTCGCCTGGCCCTGCCGGAAGATATTACCGGCCTTGAGGCGCGTGATTGGTCTGCTTACTTTTATGATACGGGTAACACTATCGAGGCGAGTCCGGCAAGATTGGCAACTATGCCAACCTGCTTAACACAGATTCCTCACCTGCCATTCGCATGGCTCCCGCTGGGCAAGGGGGAGCAGCAATTTGGCATACTGGTGCTCTCCTATGTTCGACCGCATGTGTTTTCGCATGAAGAGAAGCGTGTATTGAGTATGTTCGCAAATCAGTGCGTGGCGGCAATGGAGAATGCAGAGATCACTATCGCATTGCGAGCTGCTTATGAACGGCAGAAGGAACTGGATCTCCTGAAGGATCAGTTTATTATCACGGCATCACATGAGTTGCGTACTCCTTTGACTGCTGTACAGGGTTATATCGAATTGCTGGAGCAATACCATGAGACGCTCCCAGGCCATACACGCGCCGACTTTATCGCGAAAGCGCACCGTGGCTGCGACGAATTGACGCTTATGGTGGGAAACATTATGGATGCGAGCCGCGTACAGGTAGATGTTGAACAAATACGACTCGCCCCGATCCCGCTTGCCGGCCCGGTACAGCATATTTTGGAGATACTCGACGGTGTCATTCGACGCGAAGGCCGGCCTGTTCGCGTCGATATCCCGGCACAGATACAGGTGATGGCTGACGATTTGCGCTTGCGCCAGGTATTGCTCAACCTGATGAGTAACGCTATTAAATACTCTCCTGCTGGCAGTAGGATTGAGATAGCCGGTGAGTTAGATGGCGAGATGGTGAAGGTGCGAGTACGGGATTACGGCCTGGGCGTACCACTGGATCAACAGGAACGCCTTTTTGAACGTTTTGTACGCCTCGAGCGTGATATGAACAGCCCTGCCCGTGGCGCAGGGTTAGGTCTCTATATCAGCAAGCGGCTGATTGAGGCCATGGGTGGGCGCATCTGGCTAGAGAGCAATGGAGTAGCAGGTGAGGGAAGTGTCTTTTTCTTTACACTACACGCTGCTCCTATCGCGGAAAGTCCTACCCCGAATGCGATCATCACGTTGAACAAATTACTCCGGTAA
- a CDS encoding polyprenyl synthetase family protein: protein MSNASQFSASSIAAQQGILRERLHRLVATLHPLLQNDVVHALKGAGKLLSQPDTEIGALAPVLPAGMWSLLTLLIAHHLSPDIHPEYASSVAVAVECFVCALDLLDDVEDEDQTPIVRSIGIPRVLNASTALLTLSYQAILSLSEQAIEPAIIIRLLNTLQECALTATSGQHRDLLAESRSAGDFSHEECIEIASGKAGSIMRLACRLGAICGGADDTLCEQFSELGKLLGIAHQLDNDCHDLYYLLQDEKDAVIVEATDTTRTSIKSDLKRGKKTLPVVLAAEISTSLQKAAENSDGESRRQSKALQEGIITTWGICLLYRERARERLQEIEVQKPVSPALHFLLGI, encoded by the coding sequence ATGAGTAACGCTTCTCAGTTTTCAGCGAGTTCAATAGCCGCTCAACAAGGCATCCTTCGCGAGCGGCTTCATCGTCTTGTGGCTACCTTACACCCTCTACTACAAAATGATGTCGTGCATGCCCTAAAAGGTGCAGGAAAACTTCTCTCCCAACCTGATACAGAAATCGGCGCTCTGGCTCCCGTGCTTCCTGCCGGTATGTGGTCGCTTTTGACGCTGCTCATAGCGCACCATCTCTCTCCAGATATACATCCTGAATACGCAAGCAGTGTAGCAGTTGCAGTGGAATGTTTCGTCTGTGCGCTTGACCTGTTGGATGATGTTGAGGATGAGGATCAGACTCCCATCGTCCGGTCTATTGGTATACCGCGCGTGTTGAATGCCTCCACGGCGCTTTTAACATTGTCCTACCAGGCAATCCTGTCTCTGAGCGAGCAGGCTATTGAGCCTGCCATCATCATACGTCTACTCAATACTTTGCAGGAATGCGCCCTTACCGCCACGTCTGGCCAGCACCGGGATTTACTGGCAGAATCGCGATCAGCCGGGGACTTTTCTCATGAAGAGTGTATAGAGATAGCGTCCGGCAAGGCCGGTTCAATTATGCGCCTTGCTTGCCGGCTTGGAGCAATATGTGGAGGAGCGGATGATACATTATGCGAGCAGTTTTCGGAACTGGGCAAGCTGCTTGGAATAGCCCATCAACTTGACAATGATTGTCATGACCTGTATTATTTATTACAAGATGAGAAGGATGCTGTAATTGTTGAGGCGACCGATACAACAAGAACAAGCATAAAATCAGATTTAAAGCGGGGAAAGAAAACACTGCCCGTAGTACTCGCAGCAGAAATAAGCACCTCTCTTCAGAAAGCAGCAGAAAATTCCGATGGGGAGAGTAGACGACAGAGCAAGGCATTACAAGAGGGAATAATTACAACCTGGGGTATTTGCCTGCTCTATCGCGAACGCGCTCGGGAACGATTACAGGAGATTGAGGTTCAGAAGCCTGTTTCTCCCGCGCTGCATTTTTTGCTAGGCATCTAA